In one window of Streptomyces sp. NBC_01224 DNA:
- a CDS encoding acyl-CoA dehydrogenase — translation MDLAYTEAEEEFRARLREWLAAVLPSLPAKPSPDDWPGRRAYDTAWQRMLYDAGYAGLHWPVDAGGQGATPTQHLIFLEETEKAGAPYVGANFVGLLHAGPTIAAEGTAEQRARWLPPVLRGDEIWCQGFSEPDAGSDLASLRTRAVRDGDHYVVSGQKIWTSHAEVADWCELLVRTDPTAPRHRGISWLAMRMDAPGVTVRPLRTLAGSTEFAEMFLDEVRVPVSHRIGAENDGWRVTMVTLSFERGTAFVGEVVACRRTLAALAAEAQANGGWDDPVLRRRLGRLNAEFRALWRLTQWNVSEAQSSGGVPGTGGSVFKLRYSHARQELYEAAAEVLGADAADLDREWALDRLSSLSYTIAAGTSQIQRNIVAERILGLPKGR, via the coding sequence GTGGATCTCGCGTACACGGAGGCCGAGGAGGAGTTCCGGGCGCGGCTGCGCGAGTGGCTGGCCGCCGTGCTGCCGTCACTGCCCGCGAAGCCCAGCCCCGACGACTGGCCCGGGCGCCGCGCATACGACACCGCCTGGCAGCGGATGCTGTACGACGCGGGCTACGCGGGCCTGCACTGGCCCGTCGACGCCGGCGGACAGGGCGCCACCCCGACCCAGCATCTGATCTTCCTGGAGGAGACCGAGAAGGCCGGCGCCCCGTACGTCGGCGCGAACTTCGTCGGGCTGCTGCACGCCGGGCCCACGATCGCGGCCGAGGGCACGGCCGAACAGCGGGCGCGCTGGCTGCCGCCGGTGCTGCGCGGCGACGAGATCTGGTGCCAGGGGTTCAGCGAGCCCGATGCCGGCTCGGACCTCGCCTCGCTGCGGACCCGTGCGGTGCGCGACGGCGACCACTATGTGGTGAGCGGGCAGAAGATCTGGACCTCGCACGCGGAGGTCGCCGACTGGTGCGAGCTGCTGGTGCGCACGGACCCGACGGCGCCCAGGCACCGCGGGATCAGCTGGCTGGCGATGAGGATGGACGCTCCCGGCGTCACCGTCCGCCCGCTGCGCACGCTCGCCGGGTCCACCGAATTCGCCGAGATGTTCCTCGATGAGGTGCGGGTGCCGGTCTCCCACCGCATCGGTGCGGAGAACGACGGCTGGCGGGTCACCATGGTCACCCTCTCCTTCGAACGCGGTACGGCATTCGTCGGCGAGGTCGTCGCCTGCCGCCGCACCCTGGCCGCCCTGGCAGCCGAGGCGCAGGCGAACGGCGGCTGGGACGACCCGGTCCTGCGCCGCAGGCTGGGCAGGCTGAACGCCGAATTCCGGGCGCTGTGGCGGCTCACCCAGTGGAACGTCAGCGAGGCGCAGAGCAGCGGGGGCGTCCCGGGCACCGGCGGCTCGGTCTTCAAGCTGCGCTACTCGCACGCCCGCCAGGAGCTGTACGAGGCGGCCGCCGAGGTACTCGGCGCGGACGCGGCCGATCTGGACCGGGAGTGGGCCTTGGACCGGCTCTCCTCGCTCTCGTACACCATCGCCGCGGGCACCTCGCAGATCCAGCGGAACATTGTCGCCGAGCGGATCCTCGGCCTGCCGAAGGGGCGGTGA
- a CDS encoding amidohydrolase family protein has translation MTELPRIVSVDDHVIEPPHLFSTWLPAKYRERGPQPLTAGIGELAYTGGKYVITMDPDGPPTDWWIYEDLKFPYKRNIAAVGFDRDDMTLEGITRAEMRRGCWDPAERLKDMDLNHVEASLCFPTFPRFCGQTFAEAHDKEVAVACVRAYNDWMVEEWCGDSGGRLIPLCIIPLWDIDLAVTEIKRNAARGVRAVTFSEIPTYLGLPSIHTGYWDPFFAVCQETGTVVNMHIGSSSQMPAASPDAPPAVQASLSFNNAMASMMDFLFSGVLVKFPRLKLAYSEGQMGWIPYALERADDVWEEHRAWGGVRDLIPEPPSTYYYRQMFCCFFRDKHGIASLDVVGRDNATFETDYPHVDSTFPHTKEVALDHVEGLDEETVYKLMRGNAIRMLDLDLDK, from the coding sequence ATGACGGAACTGCCTCGGATCGTCAGCGTCGACGACCATGTGATCGAGCCGCCGCACCTCTTCTCGACCTGGCTGCCCGCCAAATACCGCGAGCGCGGCCCGCAGCCGCTCACCGCGGGCATCGGCGAGCTGGCGTACACAGGGGGCAAGTACGTCATCACGATGGACCCGGACGGGCCGCCGACCGACTGGTGGATCTACGAGGACCTCAAGTTCCCGTACAAGCGGAACATCGCCGCCGTCGGCTTCGACCGCGACGACATGACGCTGGAGGGGATCACCCGGGCCGAGATGCGGCGCGGCTGCTGGGACCCGGCCGAGCGTCTCAAGGACATGGACCTCAACCATGTCGAGGCGAGCCTCTGCTTCCCCACCTTCCCGCGCTTCTGCGGCCAGACCTTCGCCGAGGCGCACGACAAAGAAGTAGCGGTGGCGTGTGTCCGCGCCTACAACGACTGGATGGTGGAGGAGTGGTGCGGCGACAGCGGCGGCCGGCTCATCCCGCTCTGCATCATCCCGCTCTGGGACATCGACCTGGCGGTGACGGAGATCAAGCGGAACGCGGCGCGCGGGGTGCGGGCGGTGACCTTCTCCGAGATCCCCACCTACCTCGGGCTGCCGTCGATCCACACCGGCTACTGGGACCCGTTCTTCGCGGTCTGTCAGGAGACCGGCACGGTCGTCAACATGCACATCGGGTCCAGCTCGCAGATGCCCGCCGCCTCGCCCGATGCCCCGCCCGCCGTACAGGCCAGCCTCTCCTTCAACAACGCCATGGCCTCGATGATGGACTTCCTGTTCAGCGGGGTGCTGGTGAAGTTCCCACGGCTGAAGCTCGCCTACAGCGAGGGCCAGATGGGCTGGATCCCGTACGCCCTGGAGCGCGCCGACGACGTCTGGGAGGAGCACCGCGCCTGGGGCGGGGTGCGCGATCTGATTCCCGAGCCGCCGTCCACGTACTACTACCGGCAGATGTTCTGCTGCTTCTTCCGCGACAAGCACGGCATCGCCTCGCTCGATGTGGTGGGACGGGACAACGCCACCTTCGAGACCGACTACCCGCACGTCGACTCGACCTTCCCGCACACCAAGGAGGTCGCCCTCGACCATGTCGAGGGACTGGACGAGGAGACCGTCTACAAACTGATGCGCGGAAACGCGATCCGGATGCTCGATCTGGACCTGGACAAGTAG
- a CDS encoding class I adenylate-forming enzyme family protein, with amino-acid sequence MNETAHALGASATFWELIERRAALTPDRPVLIQDDRNLTFGELRDRCERVAAGLYGLGVRPGSVVAWQLPTRLETALLSFALTRLGAVQSPVIPFYRDREVGFALRESKAAFFAVPGTWRGFDHTAMAHRIAADLERPPQVLEAYEELPDGDPAVLPPPPTDGTAVRWIYWTSGTTSDPKGVLHTDRSLIAGGSCLAHALHLSADDIGSMAFPFAHIAGPDYTVMLLLYGFPAVLFEQFAMPGALDGYRRHGVTVAGGSTAFYSMFLTEQRKDPTRKVVPTLRLLAGGGAPKPPEIYHAVVREMGIQLTHGYGMTEVPMITMGAPDDTVEHLAETEGRPPEGMEIRITDEDGKPLPYGTDGEVRLRGEAVCQGYLNAARDAFDADGFLVTGDVGHLLESGHLVLTGRLKDIIIRKGENISAKEIEDLLHRHPGVGDVAVIGLPDPERGERVCAVVEQPAGAAPLTLPEITGYLRAEGLSVHKLPEQLEVVAALPRNEALRKILKYRLRERFSAPGPPEVRGHLVGPSGD; translated from the coding sequence GTGAACGAGACCGCACACGCCCTGGGCGCATCGGCCACCTTCTGGGAACTCATCGAGCGCCGCGCCGCGCTGACCCCGGACCGCCCCGTCCTCATCCAGGACGACCGCAACCTCACCTTCGGCGAGCTGCGCGACCGCTGCGAGCGGGTCGCGGCCGGCCTGTACGGACTGGGGGTGCGACCCGGCAGCGTCGTCGCCTGGCAGCTGCCGACCCGCCTGGAGACGGCGCTGCTCTCCTTCGCCCTCACCCGGCTCGGGGCCGTGCAGTCGCCCGTCATCCCGTTCTACCGGGACCGCGAGGTGGGGTTCGCGCTGCGCGAGTCGAAGGCCGCCTTCTTCGCCGTGCCCGGCACCTGGCGCGGCTTCGACCACACCGCGATGGCGCATCGGATCGCTGCGGACCTCGAGCGGCCGCCGCAGGTCCTCGAGGCGTACGAGGAGCTGCCGGACGGCGACCCCGCCGTGCTCCCGCCCCCTCCCACGGACGGCACGGCGGTGCGCTGGATCTACTGGACGTCGGGGACCACCTCCGACCCGAAGGGAGTCCTGCACACTGACCGCAGCCTGATCGCGGGCGGCTCGTGCCTGGCCCACGCGCTGCATCTGTCGGCCGACGACATCGGCTCGATGGCGTTCCCGTTCGCCCACATCGCCGGGCCCGACTACACCGTGATGCTGCTGCTGTACGGATTCCCCGCGGTCCTGTTCGAGCAGTTCGCAATGCCCGGGGCGCTGGACGGCTACCGGCGCCACGGGGTGACGGTCGCGGGCGGCTCGACCGCGTTCTACTCCATGTTCCTGACCGAACAGCGCAAGGACCCGACGCGCAAGGTGGTCCCCACGCTGCGGCTGCTGGCGGGCGGCGGGGCGCCGAAACCGCCGGAGATCTACCACGCGGTCGTACGGGAGATGGGCATCCAGCTCACCCACGGCTACGGCATGACCGAGGTCCCCATGATCACGATGGGCGCCCCCGACGACACGGTGGAGCACCTCGCCGAGACGGAGGGGCGGCCGCCCGAGGGCATGGAGATACGGATCACCGACGAGGACGGCAAGCCGCTGCCGTACGGGACGGACGGCGAGGTACGGCTCCGCGGGGAAGCCGTCTGCCAGGGCTATCTGAACGCGGCCCGGGACGCCTTCGACGCGGACGGCTTCCTCGTCACCGGCGACGTCGGCCATCTCCTGGAGAGCGGCCATCTGGTCCTCACCGGGCGGCTCAAGGACATCATCATCCGCAAGGGGGAGAACATCTCCGCCAAGGAGATCGAGGACCTGCTGCACCGGCACCCGGGCGTCGGGGACGTGGCGGTGATCGGGCTGCCGGACCCGGAGCGCGGCGAACGCGTCTGCGCGGTCGTGGAACAGCCGGCGGGCGCCGCCCCCCTGACCCTGCCGGAAATCACCGGCTACCTGCGGGCGGAGGGGCTCTCCGTGCACAAGCTGCCGGAACAGCTGGAGGTGGTGGCGGCGCTACCGCGCAACGAGGCGCTGCGGAAGATACTGAAGTACCGGCTGCGGGAGCGGTTCTCCGCCCCCGGCCCGCCCGAGGTCCGAGGGCATCTCGTGGGCCCGTCCGGCGATTGA
- a CDS encoding EF-hand domain-containing protein yields the protein MDSAEYERKIALRFAAFDQDGNGCIDRADFSAAAARLLTEFGTTARCDKGQALYTGAEAFWQGMAGIADVDGDQRVTREEFVGGAVKRLRDNPERFAEIARPFLQAALAVADQDNEGAASVSAVERALKVLGASAESAAFAARSLDADQDGKVGENEAVAAFAAYFTVIAPDA from the coding sequence ATGGACAGCGCAGAGTATGAGCGCAAGATCGCCCTCCGCTTCGCCGCCTTCGACCAGGACGGCAACGGATGCATCGATCGCGCGGATTTCAGTGCCGCCGCGGCCCGTCTGCTCACCGAGTTCGGTACGACGGCCCGCTGCGACAAGGGCCAGGCGCTCTACACCGGGGCCGAGGCCTTCTGGCAGGGCATGGCGGGCATCGCCGACGTCGACGGGGACCAGCGCGTCACCCGTGAGGAGTTCGTGGGCGGGGCCGTGAAGCGGCTGCGCGACAACCCGGAGCGCTTCGCGGAGATCGCCCGCCCCTTCCTGCAGGCCGCGCTCGCCGTGGCGGACCAGGACAACGAGGGCGCGGCCTCCGTATCCGCTGTGGAGCGAGCGCTGAAGGTCCTGGGCGCGAGCGCGGAGTCGGCGGCTTTCGCGGCGCGGAGCCTGGACGCGGACCAGGACGGCAAGGTCGGCGAGAACGAGGCGGTGGCGGCGTTCGCCGCCTATTTCACGGTGATCGCGCCGGACGCGTAG
- a CDS encoding STAS domain-containing protein, giving the protein MKVAETVQGDWTVLRIRGELDLVTSPVVRQCVHDAVAVGRHDVVLDLSEVLFCDSSGVGVLIAARRLMRSCGGRLRLILPARGAEEGSHVNRVLAALGVRRLFDVYPDRYAAVDDEARPLSA; this is encoded by the coding sequence CTGAAAGTGGCCGAGACCGTGCAGGGCGACTGGACCGTGCTGCGCATACGAGGCGAACTGGATCTGGTGACGTCGCCCGTCGTGCGCCAGTGCGTCCATGACGCGGTCGCCGTCGGCCGCCACGATGTGGTGCTCGACCTCTCCGAGGTCCTGTTCTGCGATTCCAGCGGCGTCGGCGTACTGATCGCGGCCCGCCGTCTGATGCGCTCCTGCGGGGGCCGGCTGCGGCTGATCCTGCCGGCCCGCGGTGCGGAGGAGGGTTCCCACGTCAACCGGGTGCTCGCCGCCCTCGGCGTACGCCGTCTCTTCGACGTCTACCCCGACCGGTACGCGGCCGTCGACGACGAGGCCCGGCCGCTCTCGGCGTGA
- a CDS encoding RNA polymerase sigma factor, with amino-acid sequence MPKNAPPRWDRKMQQRLARGEAAALGELYDRFASLVHSQAHRMLDDEAAADLVTREVFGYVWENPDAYDPKQGSMRSWVARLTHRQSVRRLREEDCLPGGTDEETGDAARADLEERVRRATAAARADYIVASMPAPLRAALELAYIQRRDYRQTAADLGVTEDEARRRLRLGLQLLSTAHTRPLQGASPPGYGRPL; translated from the coding sequence ATGCCGAAGAACGCACCACCCCGCTGGGACCGCAAGATGCAGCAGCGGCTGGCGCGCGGTGAGGCGGCTGCTCTCGGCGAGCTCTACGACCGGTTCGCCTCGCTCGTGCACAGCCAGGCCCACCGGATGCTCGACGACGAGGCCGCCGCCGATCTGGTGACCCGCGAGGTCTTCGGCTACGTGTGGGAGAACCCGGACGCCTACGACCCGAAGCAGGGCTCGATGCGGTCCTGGGTGGCCCGGCTCACGCACCGCCAGTCCGTGCGGCGGCTGCGCGAGGAGGACTGCCTCCCGGGCGGTACGGACGAGGAGACCGGGGACGCGGCCCGCGCCGATCTGGAGGAGCGGGTGCGCCGGGCCACGGCCGCGGCCCGCGCCGACTACATCGTGGCGTCCATGCCCGCCCCGCTACGGGCCGCACTGGAGCTCGCGTACATCCAGCGCCGGGACTACCGGCAGACGGCGGCCGACCTCGGCGTCACCGAGGACGAGGCCCGCCGCCGGCTGCGGCTCGGGCTGCAGCTGCTCTCCACCGCGCACACCCGCCCTCTGCAGGGGGCGTCGCCGCCCGGATACGGACGGCCGCTGTGA
- a CDS encoding zf-HC2 domain-containing protein produces MTGDDDSNGHEGDGRDDELRGAPRIPGPRAAADDFDLDAFPLPPPVPATEPEEPRPAPQPKTPEPESAVAPPDPSDPPAAPALVLPHRVLKALLGAWALAACSAEETEAVEAHLTVCAACADEALRLRDAVGLLQTDRSLDLDPALRSRVIDTCLSRRPATIPVPDWAAPYDAETARLDALLRDIGSSEWHAPMRLKWFEGEQAVHRKTTVAGVIGHLMTVDGLVGTALGIDVPLGDGASGRGVDWPLSPGARTEKYWSGARRPLTRAIREPWREQSHTLIRTVSFAGRKVAELSVSYGDFALPMHDSLLDRAFECWVHGGDIADAVDYPYEAPSAAHLNRMIDLAARLLPAALAERRRSGLAGPARHLVTAGSPGRSLHLEVEGSGGGDWYIPLDSPAAVGSPAHAVAQVALDGVEFCRLVAGHVPPVEAAAGQEGDREAIRDVLFAAASLSRL; encoded by the coding sequence GTGACCGGTGACGACGACTCGAACGGACACGAGGGGGACGGACGCGACGACGAGTTGCGGGGCGCGCCGCGCATACCGGGACCCCGGGCCGCCGCGGACGACTTCGACCTCGACGCCTTCCCCCTGCCGCCGCCCGTGCCCGCGACCGAGCCCGAGGAGCCGCGGCCGGCCCCGCAACCGAAGACACCGGAACCGGAATCCGCCGTGGCACCACCGGACCCTTCGGACCCGCCCGCCGCACCGGCGCTGGTGCTGCCCCATCGCGTCCTCAAGGCCCTCCTCGGCGCCTGGGCCCTGGCCGCCTGCTCGGCGGAGGAGACCGAGGCCGTCGAGGCGCATTTGACCGTGTGCGCCGCGTGTGCGGACGAGGCCCTGCGACTGCGCGACGCGGTCGGCCTGCTGCAGACCGACCGCAGCCTGGATCTCGATCCGGCGCTGCGTTCCCGGGTGATCGACACCTGTCTGAGCCGCCGTCCGGCCACCATCCCGGTGCCGGACTGGGCCGCCCCGTACGACGCGGAGACCGCACGGCTCGATGCGCTGCTGCGTGACATAGGCAGCTCGGAGTGGCACGCACCCATGCGGCTGAAGTGGTTCGAGGGCGAGCAGGCGGTCCATCGCAAGACGACGGTCGCGGGCGTCATCGGCCACCTCATGACCGTCGACGGGCTGGTCGGCACCGCCCTCGGCATCGATGTACCGCTCGGCGACGGCGCCTCGGGCCGGGGCGTCGACTGGCCGCTCTCGCCCGGCGCACGCACGGAGAAGTACTGGTCGGGGGCCCGGCGGCCACTCACCCGTGCGATCCGCGAGCCATGGCGCGAGCAGAGCCACACCCTCATCCGTACGGTGTCCTTCGCCGGTCGCAAAGTCGCCGAACTCTCCGTCTCGTACGGGGACTTCGCCCTTCCGATGCACGACTCGCTGCTGGACCGGGCCTTCGAATGCTGGGTGCACGGCGGCGACATCGCGGATGCGGTGGACTATCCGTACGAGGCGCCGTCGGCCGCCCATCTCAACCGGATGATCGACCTGGCGGCCCGGCTCCTTCCGGCGGCTCTTGCCGAGCGCCGCAGGTCGGGGCTGGCCGGCCCGGCCCGCCATCTGGTGACGGCCGGTTCACCGGGCCGTTCGCTGCATCTGGAGGTCGAGGGCTCGGGCGGCGGTGACTGGTACATCCCGCTGGACTCCCCGGCCGCGGTCGGCTCGCCCGCGCACGCGGTGGCGCAGGTCGCGCTGGACGGCGTCGAGTTCTGCCGGCTGGTGGCCGGGCATGTGCCGCCGGTGGAGGCTGCGGCCGGTCAGGAGGGCGACCGCGAGGCGATCCGCGACGTGCTGTTCGCGGCCGCATCGCTGAGCCGGCTCTAG
- the purU gene encoding formyltetrahydrofolate deformylase, whose product MTAPQPAETTPDQYVLTLSCPDRQGIVHAVSSYLFMTGCNIEDSQQFGDHDTGLFFMRVHFSAHSPVTVEKLRASFAAIGDSFRMDWQIHRSSERMRVVLMVSKFGHCLNDLLFRSRIGALPIEIAAVVSNHTDFAELVASYDVPFRHIPVTKENKAAAEAELLDLVREENVELVVLARYMQVLSDDLCKQLSGRIINIHHSFLPSFKGAKPYHQAHARGVKLIGATAHYVTADLDEGPIIEQEVERVGHGVTPDQLVAIGRDVECQALARAVKWHAERRILLNGRRTVIFS is encoded by the coding sequence ATGACCGCGCCGCAGCCTGCTGAGACCACCCCGGACCAGTACGTCCTCACACTCTCCTGCCCGGACAGACAGGGCATCGTGCACGCCGTGTCGAGCTATCTCTTCATGACCGGCTGCAATATCGAGGACAGTCAGCAGTTCGGCGACCACGACACGGGTCTGTTCTTCATGCGTGTCCACTTCTCGGCGCACAGCCCGGTGACCGTGGAGAAGCTGCGGGCCAGCTTCGCCGCGATCGGCGACTCCTTCCGGATGGACTGGCAGATCCACCGCTCCTCGGAGCGGATGCGGGTCGTGCTGATGGTCAGCAAGTTCGGGCACTGCCTCAACGACCTGCTGTTCCGCTCCCGGATCGGGGCGCTGCCGATCGAGATCGCCGCCGTCGTCTCCAACCACACGGACTTCGCCGAGCTCGTCGCCTCGTACGACGTTCCCTTCCGGCACATCCCGGTGACCAAGGAGAACAAGGCCGCCGCGGAGGCGGAGCTGCTGGATCTGGTCCGCGAGGAGAACGTCGAACTGGTCGTCCTCGCCCGCTACATGCAGGTTCTCTCGGACGATCTGTGCAAGCAGCTGAGCGGCCGGATCATCAACATCCACCACTCCTTCCTGCCGAGCTTCAAGGGCGCGAAGCCGTACCACCAGGCGCACGCCCGTGGTGTGAAGCTGATCGGTGCGACGGCGCACTATGTGACGGCCGACCTCGACGAGGGGCCGATCATCGAGCAGGAGGTCGAGCGGGTGGGCCACGGCGTCACGCCGGATCAGCTGGTCGCCATCGGCCGCGATGTGGAGTGCCAGGCGCTGGCGCGGGCGGTGAAGTGGCACGCGGAGCGCCGCATTCTGCTCAACGGCCGCCGCACGGTGATCTTCTCCTAG
- a CDS encoding SCO4402 family protein produces the protein MGGMPLNDMPWWRWRSNVRSALHMLSDPVFHHECWLAGQEGYGDVTDAVYRLVEDTWLDNWSAEKYVGTIFRDSGESALVDVAVLRVLRIMHQVGADAPVSAYLEHHGWPEAVRAAREAHVLLATNDGDDPDAPPRSLDVLRIMTRTT, from the coding sequence ATGGGCGGCATGCCGCTGAATGACATGCCTTGGTGGCGCTGGCGCAGCAACGTGCGCTCGGCGCTGCACATGCTCTCCGACCCCGTCTTCCACCATGAGTGCTGGCTGGCCGGCCAGGAAGGGTACGGCGACGTCACCGATGCCGTGTACCGCCTGGTCGAGGACACCTGGCTGGACAACTGGTCCGCCGAGAAATACGTCGGGACGATCTTCCGCGACTCCGGCGAGTCCGCCCTCGTCGACGTCGCCGTGCTCCGGGTGTTGCGCATCATGCACCAGGTCGGCGCGGACGCCCCCGTGTCGGCGTATCTGGAGCACCACGGCTGGCCGGAGGCCGTACGGGCCGCCCGCGAGGCCCATGTGCTGCTCGCCACCAACGACGGCGACGACCCGGACGCCCCGCCGCGCTCCCTGGACGTGCTCCGCATCATGACCAGGACGACCTGA
- a CDS encoding ABC transporter substrate-binding protein, whose protein sequence is MTGRPRLTSPRPYKLLTSTAAVGALLITGCGALPGASGDSREPLTVVTWAPGGATEPDTVNMAGMTAMARTYARWVDNSGGLDGHKLRVVTCDEQDTSIGAANCARLAVKEQAVAVVGSYSRHGSSFMAPLETAGIPYIGGYGASTEEFSSYVSYPVNGGQPALLAGNAQQLARGCERVSVVRPDTLAGDGQAWLLKTGLTEARRPEPADIRAAESATSYDAAAGRALRAAGKSGGCVTSVLGEGTETFFDSFRRLEPSYGSVRISSVLGSVGQPLVNSTGGRNSPFEGAYITGWYPESGDARWDRMREVIRKHAFGDNRINPDDTGVQTTWIAYTALNELVKSIDAPKITAGKLASALNHGTPVDTGGLTPVLRWRFEDMLGSSAYPRIVNTRVTFQVVRDGQLVADKKGFVDVTKTLADASAMG, encoded by the coding sequence ATGACCGGACGGCCACGCCTCACTTCCCCCCGCCCCTACAAGCTCCTCACAAGTACGGCGGCGGTCGGGGCGTTGCTGATCACCGGCTGCGGTGCGCTCCCTGGGGCCTCGGGGGACTCCAGGGAGCCCCTCACCGTCGTGACGTGGGCCCCGGGCGGCGCCACGGAACCGGACACGGTGAACATGGCGGGCATGACCGCCATGGCGCGCACGTACGCCCGCTGGGTCGACAACAGCGGCGGGCTCGACGGACACAAGCTGCGCGTCGTCACCTGCGACGAGCAGGACACCTCGATCGGCGCGGCAAACTGCGCCCGGCTGGCCGTCAAGGAGCAGGCGGTGGCGGTCGTCGGCTCGTACAGCCGGCACGGGTCCTCGTTCATGGCGCCGCTGGAGACCGCCGGAATCCCCTACATCGGCGGCTACGGGGCCTCCACCGAAGAGTTCAGCAGCTACGTCTCCTACCCCGTCAACGGCGGCCAGCCGGCGCTCCTCGCGGGCAACGCCCAGCAGCTCGCCCGCGGTTGCGAGCGGGTGTCCGTGGTGCGGCCCGACACCCTGGCCGGCGACGGCCAGGCCTGGCTCCTCAAGACCGGACTCACCGAGGCCCGTCGGCCCGAGCCTGCCGACATCCGGGCGGCGGAGTCGGCCACTTCGTACGACGCGGCCGCCGGGCGGGCGCTCCGGGCGGCGGGGAAGAGCGGCGGCTGCGTGACGAGCGTGCTCGGGGAGGGTACGGAGACGTTCTTCGACTCCTTCCGCCGGCTCGAACCGTCGTACGGGAGCGTACGGATCTCGTCCGTCCTCGGCAGTGTCGGGCAGCCGCTGGTCAACAGCACCGGTGGCCGGAACAGCCCGTTCGAGGGGGCTTACATCACCGGCTGGTACCCGGAATCGGGCGACGCCCGCTGGGACCGGATGCGGGAGGTGATCCGTAAGCACGCCTTCGGCGACAACCGGATCAACCCGGACGACACGGGCGTCCAGACCACGTGGATCGCGTACACCGCGCTGAACGAACTCGTGAAGTCGATCGACGCCCCGAAGATCACCGCCGGGAAACTCGCCTCCGCCCTCAACCACGGCACCCCCGTCGACACCGGCGGCCTCACACCGGTGCTGCGCTGGCGCTTCGAGGACATGCTCGGCTCGTCCGCGTATCCGCGCATCGTGAACACCAGGGTGACGTTTCAGGTGGTGCGTGACGGACAGCTCGTCGCGGACAAGAAGGGGTTCGTGGACGT